Proteins from a single region of Festucalex cinctus isolate MCC-2025b chromosome 19, RoL_Fcin_1.0, whole genome shotgun sequence:
- the LOC144008089 gene encoding uncharacterized protein LOC144008089 isoform X2 — translation MKAVPQVGKTTSVNVFQQTAAMDTQPAIGWQRERVELQQEVRLLQEDLAKSRAEREELASRGRALHERLQESASPSLSRGHQEEEEEEQRERRRRDREAREREARQALLVHRLQNKVMEYRERCQRLEAQVKAGHSRLISTQRNSESLESALISLEEEQQRAADLSRTASVLRLQLGQSEEDKRELAQRVRQLTARLTGALEEAERRAARWQTEREVRRPAGEPAAPSPPHHGNVRVQCASSETARHQDRLWRVWRGVMSLRQHCRALRSAADRDLLEMRTELSRLSLSLQSSCDSASLRLIGMSRPLTPPPDSSSDRSGLGTLSLGELSDDRQQEAAPPPQQLEAELRAREEELRTAMAALRSKEEEVRSKEAGLHEREGEVHRKEEALHRGEQILHRAKQEVYNAQQVLQKREEEVHKGEEVRRMKEKEVLKREQEKQEEVQKRHHQLQDLQKREKEVHKREEELQTREKEVQKREEEVLKRKQELQEREEEVHKSRQKLQKRDEEVQSGEKEVHKRRQEVQEREEEVQSREEEVHKSQQQLHKREEEVQTRVKEVQNREEEVQSGEKEVHKRQQELQKREEEVQSREEEVHKSQQELHKREEEVQTRVKEVQNREEEVQSGEKVHKRQQELQKREEEVQSREEEVHKSQQQLHKREEEVQTEENDVHKRQQEVQEREEEVQTGEKDVHKRWQELQKREEEVQSREEEVHKSQQQLHKREEEVQTRVKEVQNREEEVQSGEKEVHKRQQELQKREEEVQSREKEVHKRQQELQKREEEVQSREEEVHKSQQQLHKREEEVQTEENDVHKRQQEVQEREEEVQTGEKDVHKRWQELQKREEEVQSREEEVHKSQQQLHKREEEVQTRVKEVQTRVKEVENREEEVQSGEKEVHKRQQELQKREEEAQKKRRELVKREEEVQKSLEAELLQREAAVRDVKEALQKEELARARAEGEAAGVRDALLKRSSQHAAALQELKEAREELRLATEESARIRRVREEQRRERGGGGGLREAPELRSRSASLPEQMSRPDARVRSPQEALAGRLACVPQELRAVASRQERRRTEEERLGKDLRAKEAEVATLSRRLEEHVQQLARELGAKREEAEKLRRRLDALQEEEEEEEEEEEEEEEEEEEASNEQRAPVEVTKGKQELRSRAAQPEKEKQEAEEQLRQVAQRLSLAQLRDAKGELGQKEARAEELQLPTAAQISAEEDPRGTEEEKVRKGEREEARLLRVDAQDDRKLVRSEEEELPALREALTREERRRVDVQEELRGARRLLQQMALHVAALQEQVSNKHMKAREETRHRLVPESRREDPRSALDRRRQEEEEEEEEEESQEGSRKSGRDEEPRRRGQTPTRGEEEEAELPAVGEAWCRRGGGARLLLLSRVAHLEIQLERKKVRLGRRDRKLAVERDALALALAQVSADGRRRAPSDAKLRRDLGQSLAAVTPEGGGGAADEAAIDVTGVKMLPW, via the exons ATGAAAGCGGTACCTCAGGTTGGAAAAACGACGAGCGTTAACGTGTTTCAGCAGACGGCCGCCATGGACACGCAGccggcgattggctggcagcggGAGAGGGTGGAGCTTCAGCAGGAAGTGCGCCTGCTGCAGGAGGACCTGGCCAAGAGTCGGGCCGAGCGGGAGGAGCTCGCGTCCAGGGGCAGGGCGCTCCATGAGAGG CTGCAGGAGTCGGCGTCTCCCTCGCTCTCCCGTGGCcatcaggaggaggaggaggaggagcagagagagaggaggaggcGCGACAGGGAGGCCAGGGAGCGGGAGGCCCGCCAGGCGCTGCTCGTGCACCGGCTGCAGAACAAG GTGATGGAGTACAGGGAGCGATGTCAACGTTTGGAGGCGCAGGTGAAGGCGGGACACAGTCGGCTGATCAGCACGCAG AGGAATTCCGAGTCGCTGGAGAGCGCCCTCATCAGCCTGGAGGAGGAACAGCAAAG GGCGGCGGACCTGAGCCGGACCGCCTCCGTCCTGCGACTGCAGCTCGGCCAATCGGAAGAGGACAAGCGCGAGCTGGCCCAGCGCGTCCGCCAGCTGACGGCCCGTCTGACCGGCGCCCTGGAGGAGGCGGAGCGTCGGGCGGCGCGATGGCAGACGGAGCGAGAGGTGCGGCGACCGGCGGGTGAGCCGGCCGCGCCCTCGCCTCCGCATCATGGAAACGTGCGTGTGCAGTGCGCGTCGAGCGAGACGGCCCGACATCAGGATCGGCTGTGGCGCGTGTGGCGCGGCGTCATGTCGCTCAGGCAACACTGCCGCGCACTCAGGAGCGCCGCCGACAG GGACCTGTTGGAGATGAGGACGGAGCTGTCCCGCCTGTCGTTGTCACTTCAGTCCAGCTGCGACTCCGCCTCCTTGCGCCTCATCGGAATGTCCCGGCCGCTGACCCCGCCCCCCGACTCCTCGTCGGACCGGTCCGGCCTGGGGACGTTGTCGCTGGGCGAGCTGTCGGACGACAG ACAGCAGGAGGCCGCGCCTCCGCCGCAGCAGCTGGAGGCGGAGCTTCGCGCCAGGGAAGAGGAGCTACGCACGGCAATGGCGGCGCTGCGGAGCAAGGAAGAGGAGGTGCGGAGCAAGGAGGCCGGGCTACACGAGAGAGAGGGGGAGGTGCACAGGAAGGAGGAGGCGCTCCACCGAGGTGAGCAGATTCTGCACAGGGCAAAACAGGAGGTGTATAATGCACAGCAGGTGCTACAGAAGAGAGAGGAGGAGGTGCATAAAGGAGAGGAAGTGCGACGCATGAAGGAAAAAGAGGTGCTAAAAAGGGAGCAGGAGAAACAGGAGGAGGTGCAGAAGAGGCACCATCAACTACAGGACCTGCAGAAGCGGGAGAAGGAGGTGCACAAGAGAGAAGAGGAGTtgcagaccagagaaaaggaGGTGCAGAAGAGAGAAGAGGAGGTGCTCAAGAGGAAGCAGGAGCTACAGGAGAGAGAAGAGGAGGTGCACAAGAGTCGGCAGAAGCTGCAGAAGAGAGACGAGGAGGTGCAGAGCGGGGAGAAGGAGGTGCACAAGAGGCGGCAGGAGGTACAGGAGAGAGAAGAGGAGGTGCAGAGCAGAGAGGAGGAGGTGCACAAGAGTCAGCAGCAGCTGCACAAGAGAGAAGAGGAGGTGCAGACCAGAGTAAAGGAGGTGCAGAACAGAGAAGAGGAGGTGCAGAGCGGAGAGAAGGAGGTGCACAAGAGGCAGCAGGAGCTGCAGAAGAGAGAAGAGGAGGTGCAGAGCAGAGAGGAGGAGGTGCACAAGAGTCAGCAGGAGCTGCACAAGAGAGAAGAGGAGGTGCAGACCAGAGTAAAGGAGGTGCAGAACAGAGAAGAGGAGGTGCAGAGCGGAGAGAAGGTGCACAAGAGGCAGCAGGAGCTGCAGAAGCGAGAAGAGGAGGTGCAGAGCAGAGAGGAGGAGGTGCACAAGAGTCAGCAGCAGCTGCACAAGAGAGAAGAGGAGGTGCAGACCGAAGAGAATGACGTGCACAAGAGGCAGCAGGAGGTACAGGAGAGAGAAGAGGAGGTGCAGACCGGAGAGAAGGATGTGCACAAGAGGTGGCAGGAGCTGCAGAAGAGAGAAGAGGAGGTGCAGAGCAGAGAGGAGGAGGTGCACAAGAGTCAGCAGCAGCTGCACAAGAGAGAAGAGGAGGTGCAGACCAGAGTAAAGGAGGTGCAGAACAGAGAAGAGGAGGTGCAGAGCGGAGAGAAGGAGGTGCACAAGAGGCAGCAGGAGCTGCAGAAGCGAGAAGAGGAGGTGCAGAGCAGAGAGAAGGAGGTGCACAAGAGGCAGCAGGAGCTGCAGAAGCGAGAAGAGGAGGTGCAGAGCAGAGAGGAGGAGGTGCACAAGAGTCAGCAGCAGCTGCACAAGAGAGAAGAGGAGGTGCAGACCGAAGAGAATGACGTGCACAAGAGGCAGCAGGAGGTACAGGAGAGAGAAGAGGAGGTGCAGACCGGAGAGAAGGACGTGCACAAGAGGTGGCAGGAGCTGCAGAAGAGAGAAGAGGAGGTGCAGAGCAGAGAGGAGGAGGTGCACAAGAGTCAGCAGCAGCTGCACAAGAGAGAAGAGGAGGTGCAGACCAGAGTAAAGGAGGTGCAGACCAGAGTAAAGGAGGTGGAGAACAGAGAAGAGGAGGTGCAGAGTGGAGAGAAGGAGGTGCACAAGAGGCAGCAGGAGCTGCAGAAGAGAGAAGAGGAGGCGCAGAAGAAACGGCGTGAGCTGGTGAAGAGAGAGGAGGAAGTGCAGAAGAG TTTGGAGGCGGAGCTGCTGCAACGGGAGGCCGCCGTCCGAGACGTCAAG GAGGCGCTGCAGAAAGAGGAGCTGGCCAGGGCCCGAGCGGAAGGAGAAGCGGCGGGCGTCAGAGACGCCCTCCTCAAG CGCTCCTCCCAGCACGCGGCGGCGCTGCAGGAGCTGAAGGAGGCGCGGGAGGAGCTGCGACTGGCGACCGAGGAGTCGGCCCGGATCCGGCGCGTGCGGGAGGAGCAGCGCCGagagcgcggcggcggcggcggccttcGGGAGGCGCCGGAGCTCAG GAGTCGCTCGGCGTCCCTGCCGGAGCAGATGTCGCGCCCGGACGCCCGCGTGCGCTCCCCGCAGGAGGCGCTCGCCG GCCGGCTCGCATGCGTGCCGCAGGAGCTGCGCGCCGTCGCCTCCCGCCAGGAGCGGCGCCGGACGGAGGAGGAGCGGCTTGGGAAGGACTTGCGGGCAAAAGAGGCGGAGGTGGCGACCCTGAGCCGGCGCCTTGAGGAGCACGTGCAGCAACTCGCCCGGGAGTTAGGAGCAAAGAGGGAGGAGGCGGAGAAGCTGAGGAGGCGCCTTGATGCGctacaggaggaggaggaggaggaggaggaggaggaggaggaggaggaggaggaggaggaggaggcgtccAATGAGCAGAGAGCTCCGGTGGAGGTCACCAAGGGAAAGCAGGAGCTGCGCTCCCGCGCCGCGCAGCCGGAAAAGGAGAAGCAGGAAGCGGAGGAGCAACTGCGGCAAGTTGCGCAACGCCTGAGCTTGGCCCAGCTTCGGGACGCCAAAGGGGAGCTGGGGCAAAAGGAGGCCCGAGCGGAGGAGCTGCAGCTCCCAACGGCCGCCCAGATCAGTGCGGAGGAGGACCCGAGAGGGACAGAAGAGGAGAAAGTCCGCAAAGGAGAGCGCGAGGAGGCGCGACTCCTCCGAGTGGACGCGCAGGATGACCGCAAACTGGTGAGGAGCGAAGAGGAGGAGCTGCCGGCTCTCAGGGAGGCTCTGACCAGGGAAGAGAGGAGGCGAGTGGACGTGCAAGAGGAGCTGAGAGGAGCGCGGCGCCTGCTCCAGCAGATGGCGCTCCACGTCGCCGCCCTGCAGGAACAG GTGAGCAACAAGCACATGAAGGCCAGGGAGGAGACGCGACACAGACTCGTGCCG GAGAGCCGCCGGGAGGATCCGAGGAGCGCCCTCGACCGACGgcggcaggaggaggaggaggaggaggaggaggaggagagccaGGAAGGGAGTCGCAAGAGCGGCCGGGACGAGGAGCCGAGGAGGCGCGGACAAACGCCCACTCGG ggcgaggaggaggaggcggagctgccGGCCGTCGGGGAGGCGTGGTGTCGGCGGGGGGGCGGAGCCAGACTGCTGCTGCTCAGTCGCGTGGCTCACCTGGAGATCCAACTGGAGCGCAAGAAAGTCCGACTCGGGCGACGCGACCGCAAACTGGCCGTGGAGAGAGACGCGCTCGCGCTCGCGCTGGCGCAG GTGTCGGCAGATGGCCGGCGGAGGGCGCCGTCCGACGCTAAGCTCCGTCGGGACCTCGGCCAATCGCTGGCCGCCGTCACGCCTGAGGGGGGAGGAGGAGCTGCAG ATGAGGCCGCGATTGACGTGACAGGTGTCAAGATGTTGCCGTGGTAA
- the LOC144008089 gene encoding uncharacterized protein LOC144008089 isoform X3, which translates to MDTQPAIGWQRERVELQQEVRLLQEDLAKSRAEREELASRGRALHERLQESASPSLSRGHQEEEEEEQRERRRRDREAREREARQALLVHRLQNKVMEYRERCQRLEAQVKAGHSRLISTQRNSESLESALISLEEEQQRAADLSRTASVLRLQLGQSEEDKRELAQRVRQLTARLTGALEEAERRAARWQTEREVRRPAGEPAAPSPPHHGNVRVQCASSETARHQDRLWRVWRGVMSLRQHCRALRSAADRDLLEMRTELSRLSLSLQSSCDSASLRLIGMSRPLTPPPDSSSDRSGLGTLSLGELSDDRQQEAAPPPQQLEAELRAREEELRTAMAALRSKEEEVRSKEAGLHEREGEVHRKEEALHRGEQILHRAKQEVYNAQQVLQKREEEVHKGEEVRRMKEKEVLKREQEKQEEVQKRHHQLQDLQKREKEVHKREEELQTREKEVQKREEEVLKRKQELQEREEEVHKSRQKLQKRDEEVQSGEKEVHKRRQEVQEREEEVQSREEEVHKSQQQLHKREEEVQTRVKEVQNREEEVQSGEKEVHKRQQELQKREEEVQSREEEVHKSQQELHKREEEVQTRVKEVQNREEEVQSGEKVHKRQQELQKREEEVQSREEEVHKSQQQLHKREEEVQTEENDVHKRQQEVQEREEEVQTGEKDVHKRWQELQKREEEVQSREEEVHKSQQQLHKREEEVQTRVKEVQNREEEVQSGEKEVHKRQQELQKREEEVQSREKEVHKRQQELQKREEEVQSREEEVHKSQQQLHKREEEVQTEENDVHKRQQEVQEREEEVQTGEKDVHKRWQELQKREEEVQSREEEVHKSQQQLHKREEEVQTRVKEVQTRVKEVENREEEVQSGEKEVHKRQQELQKREEEAQKKRRELVKREEEVQKSLEAELLQREAAVRDVKEALQKEELARARAEGEAAGVRDALLKRSSQHAAALQELKEAREELRLATEESARIRRVREEQRRERGGGGGLREAPELRSRSASLPEQMSRPDARVRSPQEALAGRLACVPQELRAVASRQERRRTEEERLGKDLRAKEAEVATLSRRLEEHVQQLARELGAKREEAEKLRRRLDALQEEEEEEEEEEEEEEEEEEEASNEQRAPVEVTKGKQELRSRAAQPEKEKQEAEEQLRQVAQRLSLAQLRDAKGELGQKEARAEELQLPTAAQISAEEDPRGTEEEKVRKGEREEARLLRVDAQDDRKLVRSEEEELPALREALTREERRRVDVQEELRGARRLLQQMALHVAALQEQAHFQILKVSNKHMKAREETRHRLVPESRREDPRSALDRRRQEEEEEEEEEESQEGSRKSGRDEEPRRRGQTPTRGEEEEAELPAVGEAWCRRGGGARLLLLSRVAHLEIQLERKKVRLGRRDRKLAVERDALALALAQVSADGRRRAPSDAKLRRDLGQSLAAVTPEGGGGAADEAAIDVTGVKMLPW; encoded by the exons ATGGACACGCAGccggcgattggctggcagcggGAGAGGGTGGAGCTTCAGCAGGAAGTGCGCCTGCTGCAGGAGGACCTGGCCAAGAGTCGGGCCGAGCGGGAGGAGCTCGCGTCCAGGGGCAGGGCGCTCCATGAGAGG CTGCAGGAGTCGGCGTCTCCCTCGCTCTCCCGTGGCcatcaggaggaggaggaggaggagcagagagagaggaggaggcGCGACAGGGAGGCCAGGGAGCGGGAGGCCCGCCAGGCGCTGCTCGTGCACCGGCTGCAGAACAAG GTGATGGAGTACAGGGAGCGATGTCAACGTTTGGAGGCGCAGGTGAAGGCGGGACACAGTCGGCTGATCAGCACGCAG AGGAATTCCGAGTCGCTGGAGAGCGCCCTCATCAGCCTGGAGGAGGAACAGCAAAG GGCGGCGGACCTGAGCCGGACCGCCTCCGTCCTGCGACTGCAGCTCGGCCAATCGGAAGAGGACAAGCGCGAGCTGGCCCAGCGCGTCCGCCAGCTGACGGCCCGTCTGACCGGCGCCCTGGAGGAGGCGGAGCGTCGGGCGGCGCGATGGCAGACGGAGCGAGAGGTGCGGCGACCGGCGGGTGAGCCGGCCGCGCCCTCGCCTCCGCATCATGGAAACGTGCGTGTGCAGTGCGCGTCGAGCGAGACGGCCCGACATCAGGATCGGCTGTGGCGCGTGTGGCGCGGCGTCATGTCGCTCAGGCAACACTGCCGCGCACTCAGGAGCGCCGCCGACAG GGACCTGTTGGAGATGAGGACGGAGCTGTCCCGCCTGTCGTTGTCACTTCAGTCCAGCTGCGACTCCGCCTCCTTGCGCCTCATCGGAATGTCCCGGCCGCTGACCCCGCCCCCCGACTCCTCGTCGGACCGGTCCGGCCTGGGGACGTTGTCGCTGGGCGAGCTGTCGGACGACAG ACAGCAGGAGGCCGCGCCTCCGCCGCAGCAGCTGGAGGCGGAGCTTCGCGCCAGGGAAGAGGAGCTACGCACGGCAATGGCGGCGCTGCGGAGCAAGGAAGAGGAGGTGCGGAGCAAGGAGGCCGGGCTACACGAGAGAGAGGGGGAGGTGCACAGGAAGGAGGAGGCGCTCCACCGAGGTGAGCAGATTCTGCACAGGGCAAAACAGGAGGTGTATAATGCACAGCAGGTGCTACAGAAGAGAGAGGAGGAGGTGCATAAAGGAGAGGAAGTGCGACGCATGAAGGAAAAAGAGGTGCTAAAAAGGGAGCAGGAGAAACAGGAGGAGGTGCAGAAGAGGCACCATCAACTACAGGACCTGCAGAAGCGGGAGAAGGAGGTGCACAAGAGAGAAGAGGAGTtgcagaccagagaaaaggaGGTGCAGAAGAGAGAAGAGGAGGTGCTCAAGAGGAAGCAGGAGCTACAGGAGAGAGAAGAGGAGGTGCACAAGAGTCGGCAGAAGCTGCAGAAGAGAGACGAGGAGGTGCAGAGCGGGGAGAAGGAGGTGCACAAGAGGCGGCAGGAGGTACAGGAGAGAGAAGAGGAGGTGCAGAGCAGAGAGGAGGAGGTGCACAAGAGTCAGCAGCAGCTGCACAAGAGAGAAGAGGAGGTGCAGACCAGAGTAAAGGAGGTGCAGAACAGAGAAGAGGAGGTGCAGAGCGGAGAGAAGGAGGTGCACAAGAGGCAGCAGGAGCTGCAGAAGAGAGAAGAGGAGGTGCAGAGCAGAGAGGAGGAGGTGCACAAGAGTCAGCAGGAGCTGCACAAGAGAGAAGAGGAGGTGCAGACCAGAGTAAAGGAGGTGCAGAACAGAGAAGAGGAGGTGCAGAGCGGAGAGAAGGTGCACAAGAGGCAGCAGGAGCTGCAGAAGCGAGAAGAGGAGGTGCAGAGCAGAGAGGAGGAGGTGCACAAGAGTCAGCAGCAGCTGCACAAGAGAGAAGAGGAGGTGCAGACCGAAGAGAATGACGTGCACAAGAGGCAGCAGGAGGTACAGGAGAGAGAAGAGGAGGTGCAGACCGGAGAGAAGGATGTGCACAAGAGGTGGCAGGAGCTGCAGAAGAGAGAAGAGGAGGTGCAGAGCAGAGAGGAGGAGGTGCACAAGAGTCAGCAGCAGCTGCACAAGAGAGAAGAGGAGGTGCAGACCAGAGTAAAGGAGGTGCAGAACAGAGAAGAGGAGGTGCAGAGCGGAGAGAAGGAGGTGCACAAGAGGCAGCAGGAGCTGCAGAAGCGAGAAGAGGAGGTGCAGAGCAGAGAGAAGGAGGTGCACAAGAGGCAGCAGGAGCTGCAGAAGCGAGAAGAGGAGGTGCAGAGCAGAGAGGAGGAGGTGCACAAGAGTCAGCAGCAGCTGCACAAGAGAGAAGAGGAGGTGCAGACCGAAGAGAATGACGTGCACAAGAGGCAGCAGGAGGTACAGGAGAGAGAAGAGGAGGTGCAGACCGGAGAGAAGGACGTGCACAAGAGGTGGCAGGAGCTGCAGAAGAGAGAAGAGGAGGTGCAGAGCAGAGAGGAGGAGGTGCACAAGAGTCAGCAGCAGCTGCACAAGAGAGAAGAGGAGGTGCAGACCAGAGTAAAGGAGGTGCAGACCAGAGTAAAGGAGGTGGAGAACAGAGAAGAGGAGGTGCAGAGTGGAGAGAAGGAGGTGCACAAGAGGCAGCAGGAGCTGCAGAAGAGAGAAGAGGAGGCGCAGAAGAAACGGCGTGAGCTGGTGAAGAGAGAGGAGGAAGTGCAGAAGAG TTTGGAGGCGGAGCTGCTGCAACGGGAGGCCGCCGTCCGAGACGTCAAG GAGGCGCTGCAGAAAGAGGAGCTGGCCAGGGCCCGAGCGGAAGGAGAAGCGGCGGGCGTCAGAGACGCCCTCCTCAAG CGCTCCTCCCAGCACGCGGCGGCGCTGCAGGAGCTGAAGGAGGCGCGGGAGGAGCTGCGACTGGCGACCGAGGAGTCGGCCCGGATCCGGCGCGTGCGGGAGGAGCAGCGCCGagagcgcggcggcggcggcggccttcGGGAGGCGCCGGAGCTCAG GAGTCGCTCGGCGTCCCTGCCGGAGCAGATGTCGCGCCCGGACGCCCGCGTGCGCTCCCCGCAGGAGGCGCTCGCCG GCCGGCTCGCATGCGTGCCGCAGGAGCTGCGCGCCGTCGCCTCCCGCCAGGAGCGGCGCCGGACGGAGGAGGAGCGGCTTGGGAAGGACTTGCGGGCAAAAGAGGCGGAGGTGGCGACCCTGAGCCGGCGCCTTGAGGAGCACGTGCAGCAACTCGCCCGGGAGTTAGGAGCAAAGAGGGAGGAGGCGGAGAAGCTGAGGAGGCGCCTTGATGCGctacaggaggaggaggaggaggaggaggaggaggaggaggaggaggaggaggaggaggaggaggcgtccAATGAGCAGAGAGCTCCGGTGGAGGTCACCAAGGGAAAGCAGGAGCTGCGCTCCCGCGCCGCGCAGCCGGAAAAGGAGAAGCAGGAAGCGGAGGAGCAACTGCGGCAAGTTGCGCAACGCCTGAGCTTGGCCCAGCTTCGGGACGCCAAAGGGGAGCTGGGGCAAAAGGAGGCCCGAGCGGAGGAGCTGCAGCTCCCAACGGCCGCCCAGATCAGTGCGGAGGAGGACCCGAGAGGGACAGAAGAGGAGAAAGTCCGCAAAGGAGAGCGCGAGGAGGCGCGACTCCTCCGAGTGGACGCGCAGGATGACCGCAAACTGGTGAGGAGCGAAGAGGAGGAGCTGCCGGCTCTCAGGGAGGCTCTGACCAGGGAAGAGAGGAGGCGAGTGGACGTGCAAGAGGAGCTGAGAGGAGCGCGGCGCCTGCTCCAGCAGATGGCGCTCCACGTCGCCGCCCTGCAGGAACAGGcacattttcagattttgaag GTGAGCAACAAGCACATGAAGGCCAGGGAGGAGACGCGACACAGACTCGTGCCG GAGAGCCGCCGGGAGGATCCGAGGAGCGCCCTCGACCGACGgcggcaggaggaggaggaggaggaggaggaggaggagagccaGGAAGGGAGTCGCAAGAGCGGCCGGGACGAGGAGCCGAGGAGGCGCGGACAAACGCCCACTCGG ggcgaggaggaggaggcggagctgccGGCCGTCGGGGAGGCGTGGTGTCGGCGGGGGGGCGGAGCCAGACTGCTGCTGCTCAGTCGCGTGGCTCACCTGGAGATCCAACTGGAGCGCAAGAAAGTCCGACTCGGGCGACGCGACCGCAAACTGGCCGTGGAGAGAGACGCGCTCGCGCTCGCGCTGGCGCAG GTGTCGGCAGATGGCCGGCGGAGGGCGCCGTCCGACGCTAAGCTCCGTCGGGACCTCGGCCAATCGCTGGCCGCCGTCACGCCTGAGGGGGGAGGAGGAGCTGCAG ATGAGGCCGCGATTGACGTGACAGGTGTCAAGATGTTGCCGTGGTAA